From Mastacembelus armatus chromosome 13, fMasArm1.2, whole genome shotgun sequence, one genomic window encodes:
- the gal3st2 gene encoding galactose-3-O-sulfotransferase 2, giving the protein MLSLPRRWRWIREQPLSSVPSCVRRGLCSRHHYLWILLILLVVCIAIQTFVARQARNDKLTGLPHLRFTVNKKHLLPVWEDFHSKSSLAVKQDMSSLQTERTADLHHPSGRYVKQSDNILSRKVDEIFSLDMDSQIEERKHLPNDGYETGFGLPGSLVHHSTRKGLTADKRLFRTPTPSSFLKTHIHSLHIEKTTCRPKSHIVFLKTHKTASSTILNILYRYGESRNLTFALPLNKHSQLFYPFFFASHFVEGVSSRSVREFHIMCNHMRFKKSEVAKVMPKNTFYFSILRNPVAMMESIFIYYKSIPAFHKAHSLDEFLDNTWRTYNSSLTNNHYAHNILAFDFGFDNNIAADGEDLEERASMAIAAIERDFHLILISEYFDESMILLKYALCWALEEVVSFKLNSRSERTRHPLLPTTAEKIKSWNALDWRIYMHFNSTFWHKVNTLVGQEQMKKEVSQLRELQARLANTCLKDGGAVDPSQIKDAGLKPFQYGAAVIQGYNLNPHLDKHTKTKCQRLITPELQYTDHLYTQQFPELAAKHRQATRMVAAQHQLLNRTDLIGMGSAREASHHRQFSRHKFSNLNQNKSPLLTLKGANKKTSLL; this is encoded by the exons GAATGACAAGCTGACAGGACTCCCGCATCTGAGATTCACTGTCAACAAAAAGCACCTGCTTCCTGTCTGGGAAGACTTCCATTCTAAGTCCTCATTGGCAGTAAAGCAGGACATGAGTTCACTACAGACAGAAAGAACTGCAGATCTTCATCATCCAAGTGGGAGATATGTAAAGCAATCAGATAACATTCTGTCAAGAAAAGTGGATGAAATCTTCAGTCTTGATATGGACTCTCAGatagaggaaagaaaacatctaCCGAATGATGGATATGAGACAGGTTTTGGGCTTCCAGGTTCTTTGGTCCACCACAGTACTAGGAAAGGTTTAACTGCAGACAAAAGGCTCTTTAGAACTCCCACTCCATCCAGTTTTCTAAAGACCCATATTCACAGTCTCCATATTGAAAAAACAACCTGCCGCCCAAAGTCTCACATTGTTTTTCTcaagacacacaaaacagccaGCAGTACCATCTTAAACATCCTGTATCGCTATGGTGAAAGCAGGAACTTGACCTTTGCCCTTCCTctaaacaaacacagccagtTGTTTTACCCATTCTTCTTTGCATCACACTTTGTGGAAGGTGTCAGCAGCAGAAGTGTGAGGGAGTTCCACATCATGTGCAACCATATGAGGTTTAAGAAATCTGAG GTGGCAAAAGTGATGCCTAAGAATACTTTCTACTTTTCCATCCTGCGAAATCCCGTGGCCATGATGGaatccatctttatttactaCAAGAGCATCCCAGCCTTTCATAAGGCTCACAGCCTGGACGAATTTCTTGACAATACCTGGAGAACCTACAACTCATCACTGACCAACAACCACTATGCTCACAATATACTGGCCTTTGACTTTGGCTTTGATAACAACATTGCAGCTGATGGTGAAGACCTAGAGGAACGAGCTAGCATGGCTATCGCAGCCATTGAACGGGACTTCCACCTTATTCTTATTTCTGAATACTTTGATGAATCTATGATTCTGCTCAAATATGCCCTCTGCTGGGCTCTGGAAGAAGTGGTTTCCTTTAAGCTCAACAGTCGCAGTGAAAGAACTCGTCACCCACTTTTACCAACCACTGCTGAGAAAATCAAGAGTTGGAATGCTTTAGACTGGAGGATCTATATGCACTTTAACAGCACCTTCTGGCATAAAGTGAATACACTGGTTGGACAAGAGCAGATGAAGAAGGAGGTATCTCAGCTAAGAGAGCTACAGGCTAGGCTAGCAAACACTTGCCTGAAAGATGGCGGGGCAGTTGACCCTTCTCAGATTAAAGATGCTGGGCTGAAGCCATTCCAATATGGAGCGGCTGTCATTCAGGGCTATAACCTAAACCCACACTTAGACAAACACACCAAAACTAAATGTCAGAGACTTATAACTCCAGAACTGCAGTACACAGACCATCTGTACACCCAGCAGTTCCCTGAGCTAGCTGCTAAGCATAGACAAGCAACAAGGATGGTTGCTGCACAGCATCAACTCTTAAACAGAACTGATCTGATAGGAATGGGCTCAGCCAGGGAAGCCAGCCATCACAGACAGTTCAGTAGGCACAAATTTTCAAATCTCAACCAAAACAAGAGCCCCCTGTTAACACTCAAGGGAgctaacaaaaaaacaagtttgCTATGA